A genomic segment from Asterias amurensis chromosome 6, ASM3211899v1 encodes:
- the LOC139938693 gene encoding uncharacterized protein: protein MAKSMLLIVSMLVVLAFITPGCESQELEDAYSDCESTEFQCADGQCIPDEGLCDGEPQCEDHTDEYKCQTMEELAIMYETIFDGDIMGLDLNDTGIGNGTFEEATQTPGSEDQVAKSRAKRSTYFYVRGRGGYYYRYPRVYLRYIIFKWCKKHKAIKPDVTTTTTTTLDPTDKPIPSTTTQEPTEAIPSTSISATSTNDPTNAIPSITSTNDPTNAIPSVTSTQDPTAPP, encoded by the exons ATGGCAAAGTCTATGTTGCTCATAGTATCAATGCTGGTAGTACTAGCATTCATCACACCAGGATGCGAATCGCAAGAGCTCGAAG ATGCGTACTCCGATTGCGAGTCGACGGAATTCCAATGTGCCGACGGACAGTGTATTCCCGATGAAGGGCTGTGCGATGGTGAACCGCAGTGTGAAGATCACACAGACGAGTACAAGTGCCAAA CGATGGAGGAGTTAGCTATCATGTACGAAACCATTTTTGACGGTGACATCATGGGCTTGGATTTGAATGACACCGGAATTGGTAATGGCACTTTTGAAGAAGCTACTCAAACCCCCGGCAGTGAAGATCAAGTTGCAAAAAGTCGCGCCAAAAGGTCAACGTACTTCTATGTTAGAGGAAGAGGAGGCTATTACTATAGATACCCCCGCGTCTACCTAAGGTATATCATTTTTAAGTGGTGTAAGAAGCACAAGGCAATCAAACCTGACGTAACAACCACTACAACCACCACCCTTGATCCAACTGATAAGCCGATTCCTTCGACAACTACCCAAGAACCAACTGAGGCGATACCTTCTACAAGCATTTCTGCTACAAGCACCAACGACCCAACTAACGCGATTCCTTCTATTACAAGCACCAACGACCCAACTAACGCGATTCCTTCTGTTACAAGCACCCAGGATCCAACGGCTCCACCATAG
- the LOC139938973 gene encoding uncharacterized protein — translation MAFITKLAIPLLMIACAMRGYECILEGVEFTCNVDEFRCDKKQRCILYSQRCDGVTQCEDHEDEENCPERLMDLLEEMLAERLENPNDRPQLQRSAAGQGIPIIRSSRGKNVLVDIIVREEDEKMRPKGSLLDE, via the exons ATGGCTTTTATTACTAAGCTCGCGATACCTCTACTGATGATAGCCTGTGCGATGAGAGGATATGAGTGCATTCTCGAAG gtgTGGAATTCACGTGCAACGTAGACGAGTTCCGATGTGATAAGAAACAACGTTGTATTCTGTATTCACAGCGATGTGATGGGGTCACACAGTGTGAAGATCATGAAGATGAGGAAAACTGCCCAG AGAGGCTGATGGATTTGTTGGAGGAGATGCTTGCCGAACGTCTGGAAAACCCCAACGACAGGCCCCAGCTTCAGCGCTCGGCAGCAGGGCAAGGCATACCAATCATTAGGAGTTCCAGGGGAAAGAATGTTCTTGTTGACATTATAGTTCGCGAAGAAGATGAAAAAATGAGACCAAAAGGAAGTCTCCTGGATGAATAG